The Cyclopterus lumpus isolate fCycLum1 chromosome 3, fCycLum1.pri, whole genome shotgun sequence genome includes the window tataccttttttaaagttgaacCCAACTGTGACCCTTTTTTGTCCATTCAAACCTGCATGGCGTCAGTTAGGAAAATGAGTTAAAACACATGTTTACTCAAGATTTAGTCTCATTCAGAAAAGTATGTACTTCATTGTATTTATTCAGCTGTCCACCTGCAGGTTAAGACTGTAGGAGGTATTGTTGGAGGCTTCTGTTTGATCTGtttgaccgtgtgtgtgtgtctttctctttaTGTGGCTGTGcttgcacatacacacattccaGTAAAAATCTGACCTGGAGGGATATGCAACATCTGGTTGTACGAACCTCTCACCCTGCCCACCTGCTCACCAACGACTGGAGAACAAATGGGGTTGGGCGCAAAGGTACAGCAACTCCttctaagttttttttttttcaaccatcTGCATGTTTTTTCAACCATCTGCATGTTATGATTCTCATTAACCAAATTGTCTCTAGAGATGCAAGTCCCTGGAATTGGTTGTGTGAAAGCTTGAAATGTAGTTGTAACTCGTTGAGCTCAGCAGGCCGACATTCATGTGTCTGttccctcttgtctctcttgGTTTCTGCAGTGAGCCATTCGTATGGATACGGTCTACTTGATGCCAGTGCCATTGTAGAGCTGGCAGAAACATGGACCAGTGTGAGGCCACAGCGGAAATGTGTGATCACCATGGTCAGTGAGCCAAGGTCAGTacattacacacgcacacaaaaacacacttacCGCTATCACTTCAGTAACAAGTAATTTGTTTTGAATTAATTTGAACCCACACAGCTGAATCCTAAACTACATTTTAGAATAATGTTCTGTTGAGTGGAAGGTGCCTCCGCTGCCTCACTTGAGTGATGAGCTGAGATTATTGTAATGCAGTTGCATTTAACACTCACACTAACAACCTTACTAACCGTTACCTACAAACCAGTCTGTTTTACCCACAAACCAgtctgtttttgtcaaaaccaTAATCTTTACCCACTTTACTCCCATATGGTTTGTCATGGTTGTCTGCTCAGCATGGCTAACTGGTTTTCTCCATTTTGTGTGAGCAAAGAGAAGAGCAATAGGTTTACTGGTGGAGCAGCTGGTCTGTCACTGGATCAGATTGTATTTTAAGAAACGCTCTCCGCTGCATCAGCGCTGATTATTACAGgttgaatattaaaaatgtttgcacATTCAAACAGAAGTTTCAAATAATAAGTGTGAGGcctaacatacagtatatgatttATGTGTATCTCCAGGGGCACTGCAATGATCTTACATGCACAGCAATGTACTCGGCATGTCGAGCACTATTCAACACTTAAAATCAGCTTGTCATCTTTGGCGATGGAGGAAGCTTTCTAACCTTTGGAATAATAACCAGGTTATCTCCTGACTGTCTCAATCTGTCTCTTCTGAGTCCAACTTTTTGGAAGTGCAATACTAAATGACCGGAATACCCATTATGTACCATAAAAGATCCTGGCTGGCATACAGGAGTGTCCTGGCTATGATAGCAGCAGCATATAGACAACAGAGCTAAATAAATGTGATcagaaaaaatatttattattgatttcaAATAATAGTAGTCTATATACGATTACAAGAAATGGCagaacagaataaaaacattattttgacgAAAACTAATAAAAGACTAAGTGGCATGATAGCGTCACCTGAGCGTCAGTGGGCGGGCGCTAAGCGACATTAAACTGGTCCATAACAGAAGAGAATGCTTTGCTGCAGTGACTTATGTCATGTCTTCATCTGCAGCTCGGCTCAGGGCACCAGTTAAAATGATCTGTCGGCTTGACAGGCAgcatttaaaagagaaatataaattaaataaattcatGTGTTGCTTTCTCTGTTAAATATCTCCTTTGCCATTTCATTACTCATTTTCCTGGTGTCACAGTCTAAACACAGCCTGACTTCTCCTCTTCATTATGCACTCACTGTCACTTTACTCGCTGGGTTAgaggtgtctctctctttcactgcagCTATGAGATGCTCAGAGCAGATGGTTTGAGCGTCTGGGAGCAGCAGTCAAGGCATGTTATTCAATTTACATTTTAGGTGTTTAGCTGGCTCACTTATACAGAGTGACTTGAAATAAGTCTGCAGGTATGTGTTAAGTGTCTTTCTCAATTGGAAACAGGCATTAAATCTTACAGAAACATGGCTTTTTGATCAAAAAGGACCCATTTCCAGGGAAACTGGCAGTACTGCACAATTATGACCATAATCCCAATTCCTTTTGCCATTTAATTGTGTAACATTCAGATGATGAATGGATAACTTTTGAGTTAAGTGCTATTCTGTGTATATGAAGATGTCTTTATAGATTTCAGAGTGTCAGGGGTTTGCAGATCattgatttaatttatattGGTTAGCCTAACCGAGTTTACATTTGTAAAGATGGATTGGGCCTTAAAGCATGTAGTCTCTGCAGGaaagcgtgtgcgtgtgtggaagCTCTGACAAATATGTTCAAAAAGTGATTTATGATCTAGAAACCACCAACTGGACGGCCTCAGGTTTGGCTGCCTCCCAGAGTATTTTGTGGGTGGTTCTGAAAAGCTTCATAATCATGTCTCCAGGATTATTGCTGTTAacagatttaatttaaatatcaaTTAAGAAAATGTTTCCAATATGTGATAAGTATGGATTTGGAAGAACATATATTGGACCAGATCTGCTGTGAGAACAAACTAATGTTGATATTTTggcttgtgttttattttgatgagACTGAACAGAGAAAGCTTGTACTATTCCCcaggcattttttatttttcaactaTAATATTTACAATCATCACTGAGGTGATTTTCACCTGTATCTGACTGAAATGTTGACGACAAAAAGAGCTAAACttgtctcctttctttctcgATCCGATGCTCTACAACAGCGCCACACATTTAGCGTCTCCCAGACCTTAAATCACAGTGTGCCACAGTGGtcaaatgatgatgataaattGACTACAGCAGCCATTTGTATACATTTCTATTtccatcttgtgttttttgttttgttttgactcGAAACGCCACAAAATACATGACCGAACAGGCAAATGTCGAAGTGCTGCATCGCTGCCAAATTTGCGTCACAATAATAATGTGGAAATTCACTGTATGTTGTTGTAGGCATCTACTGTAGAAAAGTGCTGTAAATTGACCTTTTGGACTTTTCCCATGTGAGGCTGCTGCAAAGGTCAAAGGCGTTTATGTAGTCCAAAAATGAATCTTGAAAAATGTATCAGACTGAACCTGGAGGGACCAGGACAGTTCAGTGATCACTTGAGTCGTTTTCCTCCACGCCAGAATTGTTCTGGATGCGTGTAATCTCCAAAGGGAATAAAAAGAGGTGGGCGCCTCACTTCCACAAAGGACACTGGTGCTACACGTTGTGAGATGCTAATCCTGTTCAAGGCCACTAACTCTTCACCCTTTGCATACTTTCACACTGGCCCTCAGCCACGCGTAACATTCGCAGTTATCTGGAGTGTAGATAATTCCTAGCTCAGAACCAGCAAGTAATGATTTTAGCAGCACAGAACCCACAACTCGTATATACcgctgtgttcatgtgtctttTCCATACGTCCTTTCTCATGTTTGACAGGAACATCGGCAGCCATCTGTCGATCAACATGAGCGTGGACGCCTGCATTGGGACAGAGAGTCACGTGACGGCATTAGAGCACGTTCAGGCCCGACTCTCTCTGTCCTACAACCGCAGGGGGAACCTGGCGATCCACCTCATTAGTCCTGCCGGCACACGCTCCACTCTGCTCCACCCcaggtacaaacacacaagtacacacggACAAAACAGTGCaagttagtaaacacaaactgTTTACACTGCCTACTCTTGATTTTCCTGCAGGCCTCATGACTACTCATCAGAGGGTTTTAACGACTGGGCTTTCATGACCACCCATTCCTGGGATGAAAACCCCACCGGGGCGTGGACGCTGGAGATCGAGAACGTGGCTGGTGCCAGTGACTACGGTAAAGCATCTTCGTCGAGAGAGAAATTAACATTTTAGTGGATTTgcctgcatgtttgtgtgttcataacTAGAATTGAGTGCTCTTTTAGTTCATGTCTTTTGTCCGTATTTGAAATTAGGataataatgcaaaaataatgtcaatattatcattattgattAAAGGTACTACCATTGCTGGACTCTGAGCGGAGAGAGCTTCTGGTGATTCTGCCATAATTAGTTTTGTCTGATTTCAAGGGGAATTGTATTTGGACCTGATGACGAGCAGCAAGAATAACTGTGGAGAAAAAACCCAATATTGTCATTGATGGTCTCTTTTGCTCATTTACATCATATAGATGCATCAGTATTACATTTCATagccagttaaaagttccttgtggtgaccttAACTTTGATGACTTCTTGAtggatttacttttttttctcagtaaaatgtcattaaaagtcTCAAGACGATATCTTCATATGACTTTCTTTTGCGGTTTTGTCTGAAAGTAGTATAACAAAGTAAATCCttacatttaagaagctggaaccagacaacaaaaatgtatttgatttttAGTCAATTGACTTAAGATTAGAAGATTTTCATGTACATAAATATCTGTTAAGTCATTCTATCTGTCTGTCGCCGCATGAGGTAATAACACATTGGTGATTGAGCCCATGGCCCACTGATGAATTTGTATTACAGATTGGGCTGCGGTCGAATGACCAGTTAGGAAGGTTCCCAACTGAGGGAAATGACCTGGACATGTTTAAGGTCTGAGAGAGCTGgtcgaattctctaaatgctaaGGAATATGCTTCCTCTTGTATCTCCTTTAGCATAGGGAACACTGGACCATCCTTATTTGAAGCCAAGAAagccaaagaaaaacagatctagatgtttcttttaaactaaaaaaatatatataaatgcctCACACCTCCCTCCTCTGCAAGAAGAGATGTACTAAAGTGGAACCTCTCACAAGTCTCCACACTTGACTGATTCTTCAGGGATGTGCACTTTATAACACTCATATTAGGCACAGAGTGAAATCATGCTGTCTTTAAATGGTAGCTCATTTCAATGAGTCATTTTATGCAGAAAATCCAAGAGTCTACAATGAGAAGAGGATCCATTTACAAAATCCACCCTTGGGAATGCCAgagcctttctttttttgacaggcctactttgtctcttggttaatttaattgtgtttaatcTCCTCTATCTCTCCACTCAGGCACTTTGACCCAGTTCATCCTGGTGCTGTATGGCACCGGCTCAGCGTCTTCCAGCTCCTCTGACAAAGCTCAGCCTGAAAATGGCAACTGTAAGACCTTGGACCTGAGGCAGATATGCATCGGTAAGACGAGCGTCTCTTGTCCACAGTTTGTTCCTCACAGGAAGTTACTGTCACAACAGCTGACGGGAGGGGTAGTGTAATTTGAAGTATCATGTGAGGATGAAATCTGCTCCCATGTGTGCTATGTTTGCATTGCATGCCTCCTCATTCAAACTCTTCCTGTAAACAATCAAAGATCTAACTTCTGATTCATCTCTATAAACAGATTATGCATTCACAAAATCTGTGGGCATCGGGACAAGATTAgttttgactgttttttgtttgtaatatgAAAAGTATTGACTAATCACGTTCaagcaggctttggttgaatgcaggtaaacGATCCgtggggagagaaaaagaggcagAACACATTGGCCAAAATGCAATCTGGTAACCCAGCTGCTATCGCCTGACCATGATTATTATTGGTTTAATATGAGCTTGTAAACTGGCTACATGTGACACAATCTGGTCGTACGCGTAGTATCTCAAATCAAACTCCAGTCTTGTTTGTTGCAACTCCAGAATTAAGCCCCTTGTCTCCAGAGGCTTATCCATCATCAGCCCGATGGCCCACGGGTTCAGAAATTGACTTCTGATGAGATGAAATTGTATTTTACTGCaggtcctttttttaataacctcatttaaattaaatggtgCCCATATGGGTGTCTCCTACCTAATCCAAATGCTGCTATAGGCAAGGTCTCATACTACTGTGTATGTCCACCTACATATTGTCTGAACAGTGACAGTCTGACCCCTACAGGCTGTCAGATGTACCTACATACCAACAGAACCGATTATATGCAGTCATTAGAGGGCGAACAGAGTATAATTaccatacatttttattattattattgtcatgtgACAATGCCCTCTGATTTTGGGATCATAACTACAGTTTTCATGTTATTTCTTCTGTTAGCTCTCACTACTGTTTTCAGTTCTCTTACCCCAGCAACCCATTCTGTTAATTGCCATTACAGGCAATGGTCTGCATCTGGCCCGCCTGCATATGGGAATGCCTCTGTTGACTTCTACATGCTGCTCTCAGCATATAAATTGCCAATCTTATTTCATCATCAGTTTCTTAGTAAGCAAAATAGCTctgagaaaaaggaaaatggcAACTTAAAAGCAAAATGACCCTGAAACTTTGTCTCACATTTCCAGAGACAACCCATGGATAGATGAATGAATGTAGAAATGTCAGACACGACATGTTCCACCATGTTAACTGTGCCCTCTGAGCCTCCACTGTCCTGCTTCTCTGTTTTGGGGTTGTCTGACTCAGGAGGTGTTTCTCTGTTACAGAGTGCGACTCCGGCTACTACCTCTTTCAGCAGGGCTGTGTGAAAGAATGTCCTGCAAGCTTCTCAGTGGGCTCCCAGCCCATCAACTACACAATAGGAAACTTTATACCACCAGCCTCCGTCCCAGCCTGCCTGCCCTGCCCACCGCCCTGCCTGACCTGCAGCAGCCTCAGCCCCCGGGCCTGCCTGTCCTGCCCCCCTCATAACTCCCTGGACCCCATCTCTGGCACCTGTCTGCACCTCAACCAGTACATGCGCGAGTCCCATGACAACTTTATGGTGGACAAGGGGAACACGGAGATGGAGCTCCAGCTCAGCTCCCGGCTGCCTATCACCATCGCTGTGCTCAGCTGCATGGCCATCATCGCCACCTTTGCTggcaccttcctgctgctgcagctgcgcTCCGGCGCGCTCATCAAGCTGCCCTCTCTGGAGGCTGGCGGCGGCATCAGGGGGAGTTTCAGCCTCGGGGGAAATAGGGTGGTCTCGTACCGCGGCATCCCGACAATGTGGGGGGATGATGGGGTAAATACAGACTCTGATAATGAAGAGTTTGACGTCCACAATGAGAGGACTGCCTTTATCAAAACACAAAGTGCTCTTTAATGCCTCCCCGtcatccttccctctcttctgcTTTTAAAGTCTTCTTACCTTCATTAGTCTGATGATTCAGAGCTGTGGTAACGACCTTCATGCAGTTTTTTTCTGGTGTTATCTGTCATCTCCTCTTTCCCGTCTCTTACTGGGTTCTCCTCTGAGGATCTGCTGTGGGAGACCTGAAGCCGCTGTCTCTCAGAGCTCGGGATGGTCTGAGCTTTGCTCTGTTGATACTTGGGTGCTTCTCTCTATTAaaccgtctctctccctcctcttgcCCTCGGTAACTaacagtgtgtctgtgcttagtcCATTTTCCCCTCCAGTTCCTTTTTGTTCCAGTAAACAAATGATtatcatttgtttgtttcttttgtttctctctttccatcATTCTCCGTGCAGTAGCCAGAAGAGATTGTTGAATGTGAGGAGTAGAGATGTGTGTATGCATCTGTGTGAATCTGATGAGCAGTGtactgccttttttttgtaGAGGAGCTAAAGCTGGTCCTGTCACATGTAGTACTTTAACGTAAAAGTGATAACAAAACATTGTATTACTCGGCTTGTGTTTAGTGACGTCATCATCCAAAGTCTGTTCATAAAAGCACCATTTAACTGTAGCAATGCACAGTGCACAAATCAAAAGTATAGTGGTAGTCAATGAAATGTCCAGACTTTAATGGTTTACGATCATGTGTCGCACATCAGATAAACAACACAGACTGTCTGAGAGCTGCtgtgcttcttcctctttgataagacaatgttttgtatttactttaaaCAAAAATCGATCTTCCACAGTCTGTTTTTGTATCTGTATAGTTATTGCTCTAGGTGTGAGGGGGgctttagttttctttttgtacagTCTGGAAACATCTTTTTTCCGCTCTGGCAGAACAAACTGAGTCACACAACTAACGAAGCTTCTTCCAGTCTTTTGGGATTCAAGATGGACTCAATTTATCCCGGTTCGGAAACTTTAAATTCTCCTGCGCTCGTCTCCTCCCCAACCGACACATGGAAGGGTATCAAAAAAGTACgatgaatgaaaagaagaaacagaaacCACATATACACACGGGCTACTCGCTCAACCCCGAGGCACAATGCCTTCCAGGGGCATTTAATTTCCGTGTTTGATGTGCTCACATCCCAGCTGAGAAGTAGCCCGTGTGCTGATGGGACCCAGAACAATATGTGACTGTTGAGCACAAGAGCTTCTCAAAGGCTGCTGGCAGGTGTTGAGTTACCTGCGATTGATTCCTTGACAGAGCAGACGCAGTTAACAATACATCAAGGCTTTCCCTTTTGTCAGAGCACATTAGCACTACGAACATACATTAGACACCCCTCATATCATACACATCACTGaaactttgtttgtgtgtgtgtgtgtgtgtgtgtgtgtgtgtgtgtgtgtgtgtgtgtgtgtgtgtgtgtgtgtgtgtgtgtgtgtgtgtgtgtgtgtgtgtgtgtgtgtgtgtgtgtgtgtgtgtgtgtgtgtgtgtgtgtgtgtgtgtgtgtgtgtgtgtgtgtgtgtgtgtgtgtgtgtgtgtgtgtgtgtgtgtgtgtgtttcctcctccgcTTCAttgtctctgctctcctcttcaATCTTGAACGCTGTTTAGAAATCCTACGTGGAAACTCCACTTCTCATCTGTGTCTCTGCTCTTACCCTCCAGTCCTCATCTAATCTGAATTTCAGATTATCGCTTCGTTCTTGCCAATTAATTATATTCTGAATGATACTGCAGCAATTATTTATTCTGAGAGGTTTTAATCATACCTTAAGGGAAGATTGTTTTAAAGTGATTCTTTTTCATCTAAAATTTGCATCTCAGAGTAGCCATTTTGAATTCATTGATCTCTTTTTCTATCGTGTGGaaattgtgattattattattttattttttttcattttcatttccagtACAAAAACAGTGGGACTGGCTGAGAGAGGTTGTCATGGTAATGCCATGCAACATGCAGCTGCTCATCCTTTTTAATTGTTCTCATATCATTTGGCAAGGCTTCATACACCACTAGAAGAGCTGTTACATTTTTATAGAGGTCAAATTATAGATAAACATATGACGACGCTTGTCGGGAAAGGTTTAAGAGGATCGGCATGTTCGTCAAATTTATGTTGAAGAAGAGAGACGAGCAATTGTGATTCATAAACTGTAAACCTGCTGTGTAAATTGTAGTCCGCTGAAACTCCCATCTCTCTAAAATGTATTGTCTTTAGGAGCAACATTCACGGGCAGCCCCACCTGGGCTTCAAACCCCTGTTATTGAAAATAGAATGGGTAGAAGGATGTCCAAAGACCTTGTGGGCTAGCGGTTAAGTGCTAAATCGACAGGAAATTGTTACAGACATTTTTACTCCATCAGGGGTGAAGACCTTTTTGTTCATAAGTTTGTCACTGACAATCAAATAATGTCCTTGTTTTGAGGGCAAGAAGGTGCACAAGCACACAAAACTAATCAATTTTAATTTAACCACTTTAGTTGCAAAAGCTTTCTCTGaggatacatatatatattcagagcTGAATGTGATTTGAATTGCAAGAGCTTgttcagagagagtgagaaagaagaagaaaaaaccatACGAGAATAAAGATGGTATTGGTTTCCAAACCAATACCATCCAACATCATGTTGAAAAAGATGGAGAAGATTGGTATGTATGCTCT containing:
- the furina gene encoding furin (paired basic amino acid cleaving enzyme) a is translated as MASGPPCPSVGRRLRLLELLLWPLLVLLVSGLEPAVGQKVYTNTWAVHIPGGQEEADQVASKHGFMNYGHVFGNYYHFRHRMVVKRSLSDHRGTQVRLQRDPKVTWAEQQVSKRRKKRDVFTEPLDPKFRDQWYLYNSNRRDLNAKSAWQLGYTGKGVVVSILDDGIEKNHPDLMQNYDPDASYDVNDGDPDPQPRYTQLNDNRHGTRCAGEVAAVANNGICGVGVAYNAKIGGVRMLDGEVTDMVEAQSLSLNPQHIDVYSASWGPEDDGKTVDGPAKLAKEAFLRGVTEGRSGLGSIFVWASGNGGREKDSCNCDGYTNSIYTLSISSSTQNGNVPWYSEACSSTLATTYSSGNLNEKQIVTTDLKSKCTDSHTGTSASAPLAAGIIALALEANKNLTWRDMQHLVVRTSHPAHLLTNDWRTNGVGRKVSHSYGYGLLDASAIVELAETWTSVRPQRKCVITMVSEPRNIGSHLSINMSVDACIGTESHVTALEHVQARLSLSYNRRGNLAIHLISPAGTRSTLLHPRPHDYSSEGFNDWAFMTTHSWDENPTGAWTLEIENVAGASDYGTLTQFILVLYGTGSASSSSSDKAQPENGNCKTLDLRQICIECDSGYYLFQQGCVKECPASFSVGSQPINYTIGNFIPPASVPACLPCPPPCLTCSSLSPRACLSCPPHNSLDPISGTCLHLNQYMRESHDNFMVDKGNTEMELQLSSRLPITIAVLSCMAIIATFAGTFLLLQLRSGALIKLPSLEAGGGIRGSFSLGGNRVVSYRGIPTMWGDDGVNTDSDNEEFDVHNERTAFIKTQSAL